The proteins below are encoded in one region of Canis lupus familiaris isolate Mischka breed German Shepherd chromosome 21, alternate assembly UU_Cfam_GSD_1.0, whole genome shotgun sequence:
- the OR56B1 gene encoding olfactory receptor family 56 subfamily B member 1 (The RefSeq protein has 1 substitution compared to this genomic sequence), translated as MSAFLKGSNSSKLQVSEFILLGFPGIHSWQHWLSLPLAMLYVSAIGANTLIVVTICQDPALQQPMYYFLGILSVVDIGLATTIMPKILAIFWFDAKIISLPECFAQIYAIHCFLGMESGTFLCMAFDRYIAICHPLRYPSIVTNGLILKATVFMVLRNGLFVIPVPVLAAQRNYCSRNEIEHCLCSNLGVTSLACDDRRPNSICQLILAWLGMGSDLGLIILSYTLILRSVLKLNSAEAASKALSTCSSHLILILFFYTAVVVVSVTHLAEPKAPLIPVLLNVLHNIIPPSLNPMVYALRTKELRTGFQKVFRLSLEKKTRHQ; from the coding sequence ATGTCTGCATTTCTGAAAGGTTCTAATAGCTCCAAATTGCAGGTCTCTGAGTTCATCCTGTTGGGATTCCCAGGTATTCACAGCTGGCAGCATTGGCTTTCCTTACCATTGGCAATGCTCTATGTCTCAGCAATTGGTGCTAACACCCTCATCGTCGTCACCATCTGCCAAGACCCTGCGCTTCAGCAGCCTATGTACTATTTCCTAGGTATTCTCTCTGTGGTGGACATTGGCCTGGCCACCACCATCATGCCCAAGATTCTGGCCATCTTCTGGTTTGATGCCAAGATCATCAGCCTCCCTGAGTGTTTTGCTCAGATTTATGCCATTCACTGTTTTCTTGGCATGGAATCTGGTACCTTCCTCTGCATGGCTTTTGATAGATATATAGCAATTTGTCATCCTCTTCGATACCCCTCAATTGTCACCAATGGCTTAATCTTAAAAGCTACTGTGTTCATGGTACTTAGAAATGGCTTGTTTGTTATTCCAGTGCCTGTTCTTGCAGCCCAGCGTAATTATTGCTCCAGGAATGAGATTGAGCATTGTCTGTGCTCAAACCTTGGGGTCACCAGCCTGGCTTGTGATGACAGGAGGCCAAACAGCATCTGCCAATTGATTCTGGCATGGCTTGGAATGGGAAGTGACCTAGGTCTTATAATATCGTCATATACTTTGATTCTGCGCTCTGTGCTTAAGTTGAACTCAGCTGAAGCTGCATCCAAAGCTTTGAGCACTTGTAGCTCCCATCTGATCCTTATCCTCTTCTTCTACACAGCTGTTGTAGTTGTTTCAGTAACTCACCTGGCAGAGCCTAAGGCTCCTTTGATTCCAGTTCTACTCAATGTGCTGCACAATATCATCCCCCCTTCCCTCAACCCTATGGTATATGCACTTAGGACTAAAGAACTTAGGACAGGCTTCCAAAAGGTATTTCGTTTGagcttagaaaagaaaacaaggcacCAGTGA